In Bacillota bacterium, the sequence AGGCCCTCTTGACGGTTTCGTAAACACCCGGGGTGTTGGCCTCCTGGCGGCTCGTGATGTGCAAAACCGCCACTTCCGGGGCGCCAAATTCGGCAAAGAGCCTGCGGTAAAGCTCCCCGACAGCCAGGGGCCGGCCGGTTGCCGAAGTCACGAGCACAAGCCGCGCCCTTTCTCCCCCAGCCAGCTCCACAAACCTTCTCAATATGGCGCACTCTCCTGTTTTGTCTTCGGCGCCTCCGATGATCAGGAGAGTTCCCCGAACTTTTTCTGCCACGCCTTTCCCCTCCTCATCCAGAAATGGCAGTTGATCAGGATTTGCAGGCACCAGGTTTAAATCAAGCGCCGGGTGCATAAGTTTTACGGAAAAGAGGTGGAAAGATGCACGCTCTCCTCCCCAGCCTGCTGGCCGGCCTGGCAACCGCTCTGGGCAGCCTCATTGTTTTGCTCGGGAGGCGCCCGGGACGCCGCGCCCTCGCGGTGATGCTCGGGGGAGCAGCCGGGGTGATGCTGGCCGTAATCCTCCTCGACCTGATCCCCGCGGCCTTCCAGGTGGGGAGCAGCCTCGAGGCCGGTGCCGGCTTTGGCCTGGGCCTGCTCCTCCTCTGGAGTCTGGATAAGCTGCTGAGCGCGCGGGCTGAAACCTCCGGCTTCAACGGGAAAATATCCTACCGGAGGCTGGGGTACCTGATGGCAGCGGGAATCGCCCTCCACGACCTCCCGGAAGGAATCGCCATTGCCGGAGCCTACGCGGCGGGAGGAGCCTTGGGGCCGCTCCTCGCC encodes:
- a CDS encoding ZIP family metal transporter, which encodes MHALLPSLLAGLATALGSLIVLLGRRPGRRALAVMLGGAAGVMLAVILLDLIPAAFQVGSSLEAGAGFGLGLLLLWSLDKLLSARAETSGFNGKISYRRLGYLMAAGIALHDLPEGIAIAGAYAAGGALGPLLALSIALHNIPEGIATAAPLRLGGLRRRQVFLLNVVVSIFTPLGTLLGLFLIHLSPRHLAFLLALAAGAMTYLIKDELIPAAHYQNPIWAWLGLGLGYLLLWCAQVLK